A genomic stretch from Setaria viridis chromosome 1, Setaria_viridis_v4.0, whole genome shotgun sequence includes:
- the LOC117864035 gene encoding DExH-box ATP-dependent RNA helicase DExH11 has protein sequence MDGPDPSPASELPFRISFSGHGGHLRLDPTPQPSSTIPDFVPPPAYPPGSPSSVKEYLEANYLNPELHLPTAADAGRVWDLDWFALAKPPLEPSAPRTMLAPAWEPPFRRGRGTSQSASEPQVWDPESVQMEMGEVFGSGTGGLAPRMPGPAKDFVRGSINNRPFRPGGLLDDDAEVAALEKAFPEGARNGDWVHELMTGGPAQVAPPGFRKGLELGQLKEYKSHWKCFRNGELVEEQPASSSNDTMEKYSVQFDDLFKIAWEEDAANKALQEDDVQQSAEDEGTEGVGEQKVDALQDASETVTKLDAEKHEVDAISDDPGTQTDLDLMLSAEVQYARRESGVSGDDKPTQDGKVWALVGGDEDIVTNFYKLVPDMAIEFPFELDKFQKEAIYYLEKGESVFVAAHTSAGKTVVAEYAFALATKHCTRAVYTAPIKTISNQKYRDFSGKFDVGLLTGDVSIRPEATCLIMTTEILRSMLYRGADIIRDIEWVIFDEVHYVNDAERGVVWEEVIIMLPKHINIVLLSATVPNTVEFADWIGRTKQKKIRVTSTNKRPVPLEHCLFYSGEVYKICERDTFLTQGFREAKDSFKKKNSNKLGVKPGPKSGTPAVRAGTQGKNPDTSNRGRDQKYPKHHNANSGSAAVPQSSSGPKRPDSSFWMPLVNNLLKKSLVPVVIFCFSKNRCDRSADSMFGADLTSSSEKSEIRVFCDKVFSRLKGSDRNLPQVVGIQSLLRRGIGVHHAGLLPIVKEVVEMLFCRGVIKVLFSTETFAMGVNAPARTVVFDSLRKFDGKEHRKLLPGEYIQMAGRAGRRGLDNIGTVIIMCRDEIPEESDLKNLIVGKPTRLESQFRLTYTMILHLLRVEELKVEDMLKRSFAEFHAQKNLPEKEKLLLQMLRQPTKTIDCIKGEPSIEEYYEMALEAEAHRESITEAIMQLPSTQQFLMPGRLVVVKSESDDDHLLGVILKCPSQTLNKYIVLVLTGDCTSSALSPVLSNKTEKEPGDFQQGHFIIPKGKRGMEDEYFSSGSSRKGSVVIKIPLPYKGDASGMGFEVRAIEKKEIMSICTCKIKIDQVKLLEDCSKAAYSKTVQLLIKEQPDGTKYPPALDAIKDLKLRDMHFVERYIAYHRLLQKISENKCHGCIKLKEHISLMREQKMYKDQLNELKFQMSDEALQQMPEFQGRIDVLKVINYIDSDLVVQLKGRVACEMNSGEELISTECLFENQLDDLEPEEAVAIMSAFVFQQRNASEPSLTPKLAEAKKRLYDTAIRLGQLQAQFKVPVDPEEYARDNLKFGLVEVVYEWAKGTPFADICELTDVSEGLIVRTIVRLDETCREFRNAASIMGNSALYKKMEVASNAIKRDIVFAASLYVTGI, from the exons ATGGACGGCCCTGACCCCTCGCCGGCGAGCGAGTTGCCGTTCCGCATCAGCTTCTCCGgccacggcggccacctccgcctcgaCCCTACCCCGCAACCGTCCAGCACCATTCCCGACTTCGTCCCG ccgccggcCTACCCGCCTGGGAGCCCGAGCAGCGTGAAGGAGTACCTCGAGGCGAACTACCTCAACCCCGAGCTCCACCTCCCCACCGCGGCCGATGCCGGGAGGGTGTGGGACTTGGACTGGTTCGCCCTGGCCAAGCCACCGCTGGAGCCCTCCGCTCCCCGCACCATGCTCGCGCCCGCCTGGGAGCCGCCTTTCCGGCGCGGTCGGGGGACGTCGCAGTCCGCGTCGGAGCCGCAAGTATGGGATCCTGAGTCCGTGCAGATGGAGATGGGCGAGGTGTTCGGTTCGGGGACCGGGGGGTTGGCGCCGCGGATGCCTGGTCCGGCGAAGGACTTCGTCAGGGGGAGCATCAACAACAGACCCTTTCGTCCGGGTGGTCTACTGGATGATGATGCTGAGGTGGCTGCATTGGAGAAGGCATTCCCAGAGGGTGCGCGGAACGGTGATTGGGTGCATGAGCTTATGACCGGTGGCCCGGCGCAGGTTGCTCCTCCGGGGTTCCGCAAGGGATTGGAGTTGGGCCAGTTGAAG GAGTATAAAAGCCACTGGAAGTGTTTCCGGAATGGAGAACTTGTAGAGGAGCAACCTGCATCGTCATCGAATGATACAATG GAAAAATACTCGGTGCAGTTTGATGATCTTTTCAAGATAGCTTGGGAGGAAGATGCCGCCAACAAGGCGTTACAGGAGGATGATGTTCAACAATCAGCTGAAGATGAGGGAACTGAAG GAGTTGGTGAACAAAAAGTTGATGCATTGCAAGATGCTTCTGAGACCGTAACCAAGCTAGATGCTGAGAAACATGAAGTAGATGCTATAAGTGATGATCCTGGAACTCAAACAGACTTGGATCTAATGCTATCTGCTGAAGTTCAATATGCACGAAGAGAATCAGGTGTATCAGGTGATGACAAGCCAACACAGGATGGCAAG GTTTGGGCACTTGTTGGCGGGGACGAAGACATTGTGACTAACTTCTACAAACTCGTTCCTGATATGGCAATTGAATTTCCATTTGAATTAGATAAGTTCCAGAAGGAG GCTATATATTATCTTGAGAAAGGTGAATCAGTCTTCGTTGCAGCCCATACTTCAGCAGGAAAGACAGTTGTTGCCGAGTATGCATTTGCTTTAGCAACAAAA CATTGTACTCGGGCTGTCTATACTGCTCCTATTAAAACTATCAGCAACCAGAAATACCGAGATTTCTCTGGGAAGTTTGATGTAGGACTTCTGACAGGAGATGTCAGTATCAGGCCAGAGGCAACTTGTTTAATTATGACTACTGAAATATTGCGCTCAATGCTCTACAGAGGTGCGGACATTATACGCGATATTGAATGG GTAATCTTTGATGAAGTGCATTATGTAAACGACGCTGAAAGAGGTGTAGTTTGGGAGGAGGTTATTATAATGCTCCCGAAGCACATTAACATTGTTCTTCTTTCGGCAACG GTTCCAAATACAGTTGAATTTGCTGACTGGATTGGTCGAACAAAGCAGAAGAAAATTCGTGTCACTTC GACCAACAAAAGGCCTGTTCCGCTTGAGCATTGCTTGTTCTACTCTGGAGAAGTGTACAAAATATGCGAGAGGGATACCTTTCTTACTCAAGGATTTAGAGAAGCAAAAGattctttcaaaaagaaaaattcgaACAAGCTTGGAGTGAAACCTGGTCCAAAGTCAGGAACCCCTGCAGTACGTGCTGGAACTCAAGGCAAAAACCCAGATACATCAAACAGGGGGAGAGATCAGAAGTACCCAAAGCACCACAATGCCAATTCAGGATCAGCAGCGGTTCCACAAAGCTCCTCAGGGCCAAAGAGACCAGACTCTTCATTTTGGATGCCGCTTGTGAATAACCTTCTGAAGAAATCCCTAGTGCCT GTGGTGATCTTTTGTTTCTCAAAGAATCGTTGTGATAGATCGGCAGATAGCATGTTTGGCGCTGATCTCACCAGTAGTTCGGAGAAAAGTGAAATCCGTGTCTTCTGTGACAAGGTGTTTTCACGCCTTAAAGGATCTGATAGGAACCTTCCACAG GTTGTGGGAATACAAAGCCTTCTACGAAGAGGAATTGGAGTGCACCATGCTGGGCTTCTCCCTATTGTGAAGGAAGTAGTTGAGATGCTATTCTGTCGTGGTGTGATCAAG GTACTGTTTTCCACTGAAACATTTGCAATGGGTGTTAATGCACCAGCAAGAACG GTTGTATTTGATTCCTTAAGAAAGTTTGATGGAAAAGAACACCGAAAATTGCTTCCAGGGGAGTATATTCAAATGGCTGGACGAGCTGGTAGGAGAGGACTTGATAACATTGGTACAGTGATCATTATGTGTCGTGATGAAATTCCTGAAGAAAGTGATTTGAAAAATTTGATTGTTGGAAAACCAACTCGATTGGAATCTCAATTTCGATTAACATACACTATGATACTACATCTTCTACGTGTGGAGGAGCTGAAG GTTGAGGACATGCTCAAGAGAAGTTTTGCAGAATTCCATGCACAAAAGAATTTGCCAGAGAAGGAAAAGCTACTTCTACAAATGCTTCGTCAACCTACAAAGACAATAGA TTGCATAAAAGGAGAGCCTTCAATTGAAGAATACTATGAGATGGCATTAGAAGCTGAGGCACATAGGGAATCTATAACAGAAGCAATCATGCAGTTGCCCAGTACTCAACAGTTCCTTATGCCTGGGAGATTGGTGGTCGTTAAATCTGAATCT GATGATGATCACTTACTTGGTGTTATACTGAAATGTCCATCGCAAACACTAAATAAATACATTGTCCTTGTATTGACTGGTGATTGCACTTCATCTGCGTTATCCCCTGTGTTGTCCAATAAAACTGAAAAGGAACCTGGGGATTTCCAACAAGGACACTTTATTATCCCGAAAGGAAAACGTGGCATGGAGGATGAGTATTTCTCATCTGGCAGCTCACGAAAAGGTTCAGTTGTTATCAAAATCCCCCTACCATACAAGGGGGATGCATCTGGAATGGGCTTTGAAGTAAGAGCAATAGAGAAAAAAGAGATCATGAGTATATGCACCTGCAAAATAAAGATTGATCAAGTCAAACTCCTTGAGGATTGTAGCAAAGCTGCTTACTCCAAAACTGTCCAACTGCTTATAAAAgagcaaccagatggaactaagtATCCTCCTGCTTTAGATGCAATAAAAG ATCTAAAATTGAGGGACATGCATTTTGTTGAAAGATACATTGCATATCACAGACTACTGCAAAAAATATCTGAAAACAAGTGCCATGGTTGTATAAAACTAAAGGAGCATATATCATTGATGAGGGAGCAAAAGATGTACAAGGATCAGCTGAATGAATTGAAATTCCAGATGTCAGATGAGGCGCTTCAACAGATGCCGGAGTTTCAAGGCAGA ATTGATGTACTAAAGGTAATCAACTACATTGATTCTGATCTAGTTGTGCAACTTAAGGGACGAGTAGCCTGTGAAATGAACTCAGGAGAGGAGTTAATATCCACAGAATGTCTGTTTGAGAATCAATTGGATGACCTAGAACCTGAAGAAGCTGTGGCCATTATGTCTGCATTCGTCTTCCAACAGAGGAATGCATCAGAACCATCTCTTACTCCAAAATTGGCTGAAGCCAAAAAGAG GCTTTATGACACGGCAATCAGACTAGGACAGCTCCAAGCACAGTTCAAGGTGCCTGTGGATCCCGAGGAGTATGCACGTGACAATCTCAAGTTTGGCCTTGTTGAGGTTGTCTACGAGTGGGCAAAG GGAACACCTTTCGCCGACATATGTGAGCTGACAGATGTATCCGAGGGGCTCATTGTAAGAACGATCGTTCGGCTGGATGAAACATGCAGAGAATTCAGGAATGCAGCTTCGATAATGGGGAACTCTGCGCTGTACAAGAAGATGGAGGTCGCGTCCAATGCTATTAAGCGTGACATTGTGTTTGCAGCAAGCTTGTATGTCACAGGAATCTGA